A window of the Gemmatirosa kalamazoonensis genome harbors these coding sequences:
- a CDS encoding S9 family peptidase, producing the protein MRPTASLASLVLLLSTSLAAQPARRAPTVDDLLGMSTLAGAAISPDGKWVAYGVTTADTKQNAYVTRLWVADVATGARRQLTSGDRSVGAYRWSPDSRWIGFTSDRVGGRSQLFAIHPDGGEAVQLTDAEAGVQGYAWSPDGRTVAFTSAPPPDTVKARRERYGDYEVVRTEYAYAHLFTADVDSAMAGLAAPRKGRQRTRGTTMSVQGFEWSPDGTRIAFAATTNPDLVQGATADIYVLSLGDDRVRRVVSQPGPDGDPHWSPDGRSLVITSAMGQDRYFARLSRLAVVPADAEGATPRSITDGVDEDAAFVAWRPEGIYFAASERTASHLFRVDPATARVTRVSAPNDFMGGAWTVSATGRAATIVSSPTALPEVAVVDLAGRGPFAPRTLTAMSDQVRGLALGTRELITWKSQDGATIEGVLVKPAGWAPNEKRPLLVVIHGGPTGIDRPTLMDTRNYPVDVFAARGALVLKVNYRGSSGYGAAFRRLNERNLGVGDAWDVLSGVDTLIARGWVDSTRMGAMGWSQGGYISAFLTTTTTRFKAISVGAGISDWATYYYNTDITPFTINYLGADPVADAEIYRKTSPISYAMGAKTPTLIQHGELDRRVPIANAYELRQALVDRGVPVEMVVYKGFGHGVTKPREQRAVMEHNLAWFGHWVFGDSASDVRAVLTSGGQGAQSDATRQP; encoded by the coding sequence ATGCGCCCGACCGCATCGCTCGCCTCGCTCGTCCTGCTGCTGTCGACGTCCCTCGCTGCACAGCCGGCGCGCCGCGCCCCCACCGTCGACGACCTGCTCGGCATGTCGACGCTCGCCGGCGCGGCGATCTCGCCGGACGGCAAATGGGTCGCGTATGGCGTGACGACCGCCGACACGAAGCAGAACGCGTACGTCACGCGGCTGTGGGTGGCCGACGTCGCGACCGGCGCGCGCCGGCAGCTCACGAGCGGCGACCGGAGCGTCGGCGCGTACCGCTGGTCGCCCGACTCGCGGTGGATCGGCTTCACGAGCGATCGCGTGGGCGGCCGGTCGCAGCTGTTCGCGATCCACCCCGACGGCGGCGAGGCGGTGCAGCTCACCGACGCGGAGGCGGGCGTGCAGGGGTACGCGTGGTCGCCCGACGGCCGCACGGTCGCGTTCACGAGTGCGCCACCGCCGGACACGGTGAAGGCGCGGCGCGAGCGCTACGGCGATTACGAGGTGGTGCGCACCGAGTACGCGTACGCGCACCTCTTCACGGCCGACGTCGACAGCGCGATGGCGGGCCTCGCCGCCCCGCGAAAGGGACGGCAGCGCACGCGCGGCACGACGATGAGCGTGCAGGGCTTCGAGTGGTCGCCCGACGGCACGCGCATCGCCTTCGCGGCGACGACGAACCCCGATCTCGTGCAGGGCGCGACCGCCGACATCTACGTGCTGTCGCTCGGCGACGACCGGGTGCGCCGAGTCGTGTCGCAGCCGGGGCCCGACGGCGACCCGCACTGGTCGCCCGACGGCCGCTCGCTCGTGATCACCTCGGCGATGGGCCAGGACCGCTACTTCGCGCGCCTCTCGCGCCTCGCCGTGGTGCCGGCCGACGCGGAGGGCGCGACGCCGCGATCGATCACCGACGGGGTCGACGAGGACGCGGCGTTCGTCGCGTGGCGGCCGGAGGGGATCTACTTCGCGGCGTCGGAGCGCACGGCGTCGCACCTGTTCCGCGTCGACCCGGCCACCGCGCGCGTGACGCGCGTCTCCGCGCCTAACGATTTCATGGGCGGCGCATGGACGGTGTCGGCGACCGGGCGCGCGGCGACGATCGTCTCCTCGCCGACGGCGCTCCCGGAAGTGGCGGTGGTGGATCTCGCCGGGCGCGGGCCGTTCGCGCCGCGCACGCTGACGGCGATGAGCGACCAGGTGCGCGGCCTCGCGTTGGGCACGCGCGAGCTGATCACGTGGAAGAGCCAGGACGGCGCGACGATCGAGGGCGTGCTCGTGAAGCCGGCGGGGTGGGCGCCTAACGAGAAGCGTCCGCTGCTCGTCGTCATCCACGGCGGCCCGACGGGGATCGACCGGCCGACGCTCATGGACACCCGCAACTATCCGGTCGACGTGTTCGCGGCGCGCGGCGCGCTCGTGCTGAAGGTGAACTACCGCGGCTCGTCGGGCTACGGCGCGGCGTTCCGCCGGCTGAACGAGCGCAACCTCGGCGTCGGCGACGCGTGGGACGTGCTGAGCGGCGTCGACACGCTGATCGCGCGCGGGTGGGTCGACTCCACGCGCATGGGCGCCATGGGCTGGAGCCAGGGCGGCTACATCTCGGCGTTCCTCACCACGACGACGACGCGCTTCAAGGCGATCAGCGTCGGCGCGGGGATCAGCGACTGGGCGACGTACTACTACAACACCGACATCACGCCGTTCACGATCAACTACCTCGGCGCCGACCCGGTGGCCGACGCGGAGATCTACCGCAAGACGTCGCCGATCTCGTACGCGATGGGCGCGAAGACGCCGACGCTCATCCAGCACGGCGAGCTCGATCGCCGCGTGCCGATCGCGAACGCGTACGAGCTGCGCCAGGCGCTCGTCGACCGCGGCGTGCCGGTGGAGATGGTCGTGTACAAGGGGTTCGGCCACGGCGTCACGAAGCCGCGCGAGCAGCGAGCGGTGATGGAGCACAATCTCGCGTGGTTCGGGCACTGGGTGTTCGGCGATTCGGCGAGCGACGTGCGCGCCGTGCTCACGAGCGGCGGTCAGGGAGCCCAATCCGACGCGACGCGGCAGCCGTAG
- a CDS encoding SDR family oxidoreductase, whose protein sequence is MTSKVIVITGASGGIGAAVARRLGADGHRLVLGARRVAELERVAAEARSRGAPDARAVATDVTRRDDVLRLRDAALDAFGGFDVWINNAGRGITRLVLDLTDADVDDMIAVNVKSALYGMQAAVPHFVERGAGHLINVSSTLGRVPISPFRSAYSAAKAALASLTTSLRLDLAERHPGVHVSLVLPGVVTTDFAQNVRGTPIAPVTGGVRAQTAEEVAEVFADLVAHPAAERYTNPRSVEAAREYYAQLYGGE, encoded by the coding sequence GTGACGTCGAAGGTCATCGTCATCACCGGCGCGAGCGGTGGCATCGGGGCGGCGGTCGCGCGGCGGTTGGGCGCGGACGGGCACCGGCTCGTGCTCGGCGCGCGTCGGGTGGCGGAGCTCGAACGCGTGGCGGCGGAGGCGCGCTCGCGCGGGGCGCCCGACGCGCGCGCCGTGGCGACCGATGTCACGCGCCGCGACGACGTCCTGCGGCTGCGCGACGCGGCGCTCGACGCGTTCGGCGGGTTCGACGTGTGGATCAACAACGCGGGGCGCGGCATCACGCGTCTGGTGCTCGACCTCACCGACGCGGACGTCGACGACATGATCGCGGTGAACGTGAAGTCGGCGCTGTACGGCATGCAGGCCGCGGTGCCGCACTTCGTCGAGCGCGGCGCCGGTCATCTGATCAACGTGTCGTCCACGCTCGGCCGCGTGCCGATCTCGCCGTTCCGCTCCGCGTACAGCGCGGCGAAGGCGGCGCTCGCGTCGCTGACGACGAGCCTCCGCCTGGATCTCGCCGAGCGTCACCCCGGCGTCCACGTGTCGCTCGTGCTCCCCGGCGTGGTGACGACGGACTTCGCGCAGAACGTGCGCGGCACGCCGATCGCGCCGGTGACCGGCGGCGTGCGCGCGCAGACGGCGGAGGAGGTGGCGGAGGTGTTCGCGGATCTCGTCGCGCACCCCGCGGCCGAGCGGTACACGAATCCGCGCTCGGTGGAGGCGGCGCGGGAGTATTACGCCCAGTTGTACGGCGGGGAGTGA
- a CDS encoding MFS transporter, whose protein sequence is MPNAPRLTGAFLWLLALAAGLSVANLYYNQPLLPDIARTFGVSAARVSAVATSTQVGYAVGLLLFVPLGDLVERRRLVLALLAAVTVALVAASAAPTLPLLAASGALIGATTVVPQILVPLAAGLAPPAARGRVVGRVVSGILVGILAARVVSGAVGRLVGWRAMFLVAAALMLALALALARWLPRTPPAAARDADAPTSYGALLRSLVTLAREQPVLRDAASLGALFFAAFSAFWTTLAFRLDTPPLHYGSAVAGAFGLLGITGALAAPIAGRFADRGTPRRAVGAAIAVNAVAWVLFLLAGDTLWGIAAGVVLLDAGTQAAQVSNQSRIYALPAPLHSRLNTVFMVTYFVGGALGSVAGAVAWAGWGWAGVCGVGFGTLVVAGVMYVAGPKRRDG, encoded by the coding sequence ATGCCTAACGCGCCGCGCCTCACGGGCGCGTTTCTATGGCTGCTCGCGCTCGCCGCGGGACTCTCGGTCGCGAACCTGTACTACAACCAGCCGCTGCTGCCCGACATCGCGCGCACGTTCGGCGTTTCGGCCGCGCGCGTGAGCGCGGTGGCGACGTCGACCCAGGTCGGCTACGCGGTGGGGCTGCTGCTGTTCGTGCCGCTCGGCGACCTCGTGGAGCGCCGGCGGCTCGTGCTCGCGCTGCTCGCCGCCGTCACGGTCGCACTCGTCGCGGCGAGCGCGGCGCCGACGCTGCCGCTGCTCGCGGCGAGCGGTGCGCTGATCGGTGCGACGACGGTGGTGCCGCAGATCCTCGTGCCGCTCGCGGCGGGACTCGCGCCACCGGCGGCGCGCGGCCGCGTCGTGGGACGCGTCGTGTCGGGGATCCTCGTCGGCATCCTCGCGGCGCGCGTCGTCTCCGGCGCGGTGGGGCGACTCGTCGGCTGGCGCGCGATGTTCCTCGTCGCGGCGGCGCTGATGCTGGCGCTCGCGCTCGCCCTCGCGCGCTGGCTCCCGCGCACGCCTCCGGCCGCGGCACGCGACGCCGACGCGCCGACGTCGTACGGCGCGCTCCTCCGCTCGCTCGTCACGCTCGCGCGCGAGCAGCCGGTGCTGCGCGACGCGGCGTCGCTCGGCGCGCTGTTCTTCGCCGCGTTCAGCGCGTTCTGGACGACGCTCGCGTTCCGTCTCGACACGCCGCCGCTCCACTACGGATCGGCGGTCGCGGGCGCGTTCGGGCTGTTAGGCATCACCGGCGCGCTCGCGGCGCCGATCGCCGGGCGCTTCGCCGACCGCGGCACGCCACGGCGCGCGGTGGGGGCGGCGATCGCGGTGAACGCGGTGGCGTGGGTGCTGTTCCTCCTCGCCGGCGACACGCTGTGGGGGATCGCCGCCGGCGTCGTGCTGCTCGATGCGGGGACGCAGGCGGCGCAGGTGTCGAACCAGTCGCGGATCTACGCGCTGCCGGCGCCGCTGCACTCGCGGCTGAACACGGTGTTCATGGTGACGTACTTCGTGGGCGGGGCGCTCGGCTCGGTGGCGGGCGCGGTGGCGTGGGCGGGGTGGGGGTGGGCAGGGGTGTGCGGCGTGGGGTTCGGGACGCTGGTGGTGGCAGGAGTCATGTACGTGGCCGGACCGAAACGGCGGGACGGCTGA